A window of the Dyadobacter pollutisoli genome harbors these coding sequences:
- a CDS encoding SMP-30/gluconolactonase/LRE family protein gives MNKTLTLLVSVFLLLTQIAFAQTKSKKFSSEGEFTSNCEGPAVDSDGNVYAVNFARDGTIAIMNGKGNASFFVTLPKGSTGNGIRFADKNTFYVADFTGHNVLKVNLITKDVSVFANEPKMDQPNDLAITASGHIFCSDPNWKDGTGQIWHVSPDGKTRLVAEKMGTTNGIDVSPDEKKLYVNESVQRNVWVFDLAPDGTLSNKKLLHKFEDGGMDGMRVDIHGNLYIARHGKGEVAVLSPEGKVIQTIQTIGKKVSNICFGGRNGKTCYITLQDRGCLETFKAKTAGREWAMMKAFEENSKK, from the coding sequence ATGAATAAAACTCTTACGCTCCTCGTCTCTGTTTTTTTGCTATTGACCCAAATTGCTTTCGCTCAGACAAAAAGTAAGAAATTTTCCAGTGAAGGCGAATTTACAAGTAACTGTGAAGGGCCGGCAGTGGATAGTGATGGGAATGTGTATGCTGTGAACTTCGCCCGGGACGGTACTATCGCCATTATGAACGGCAAAGGTAATGCAAGTTTTTTCGTGACACTTCCCAAAGGCAGCACAGGTAATGGTATTCGTTTTGCGGATAAGAACACATTCTACGTGGCTGACTTTACCGGGCACAACGTTCTGAAAGTAAATCTCATCACGAAGGATGTAAGTGTATTTGCCAATGAGCCCAAAATGGACCAGCCTAATGACCTGGCTATTACCGCTTCTGGTCACATTTTTTGCTCGGATCCTAACTGGAAAGACGGTACCGGGCAGATTTGGCACGTTTCTCCCGACGGCAAGACCCGGCTAGTGGCTGAAAAGATGGGTACTACCAACGGAATAGACGTAAGTCCCGACGAGAAAAAGCTCTATGTCAACGAAAGCGTGCAACGAAACGTATGGGTTTTTGACCTTGCCCCCGACGGGACATTATCCAATAAAAAGCTCTTGCACAAGTTTGAAGACGGTGGGATGGACGGAATGCGTGTCGATATACATGGAAACCTGTATATAGCCAGGCATGGAAAAGGTGAGGTAGCAGTACTTTCACCAGAAGGCAAGGTAATCCAGACGATTCAAACGATTGGCAAAAAAGTATCCAATATCTGTTTCGGCGGCCGCAACGGCAAGACCTGCTACATTACGCTGCAAGACAGAGGCTGCCTGGAAACTTTCAAAGCAAAGACTGCCGGGCGTGAATGGGCTATGATGAAGGCCTTTGAAGAAAACAGCAAAAAGTAA
- a CDS encoding diacylglycerol kinase family protein encodes MNGPINIPKALRSFRYAGVGIYNLFRYENNARIHLMACIVVIIAGVFFKISPVEWLLIVIQIALVWSAEAFNTAIEKLADLVSADYHPVIKIVKDTAAAGVLILAISAVIVGGVIFIPKVLLFF; translated from the coding sequence ATGAACGGACCCATAAATATTCCTAAGGCTCTGCGCAGTTTCCGCTATGCCGGAGTGGGTATTTACAATTTGTTCCGCTACGAGAACAATGCCCGCATTCACCTGATGGCTTGCATAGTAGTAATTATAGCAGGCGTCTTTTTCAAAATATCCCCGGTTGAATGGTTATTGATCGTGATTCAGATCGCGCTGGTGTGGTCTGCTGAGGCATTCAATACGGCCATTGAGAAGCTTGCAGATCTGGTCTCCGCCGACTATCATCCTGTGATCAAGATAGTAAAGGACACGGCTGCGGCCGGCGTGTTGATACTCGCCATTTCAGCGGTCATTGTGGGTGGGGTCATTTTTATTCCAAAAGTGTTGCTGTTTTTCTAA
- the recG gene encoding ATP-dependent DNA helicase RecG, giving the protein MTSETNPSVRTRFFDTKIEFLKGVGPQKAALLNQELGIFTFGDLIQHYPFRHEDRSVFHKINTLNEQMPAAQIRGRLREWTTIGEGHKKRLVGYFTDGTGLIELVWFQSVAWYEKNLRANTEYIVYGKPVAFGGRWSITHPDIDLVTAENEQGGFWQPIYPLTEKLRKKFLDSRALSRIMKSLLEISRPYIKETLPENLVQKYRLVSKADALWNFHLPQNQQGLHQSQRRLKFEELFYNQFRLIKNKLLHKTEFPGLVFSKAALVKEFYDKHLPFTLTNAQIRVLHEIHEDLKTGKQMNRLLQGDVGSGKTIVAFIATLFALDNDAQACLMAPTEILTDQHYQGLKKFADLLGVTIGKLTGSTKKKEREIIHKQLLDGSLHIIVGTHALIEDIVQFKNLGLCIIDEQHRFGVAQRAKLWAKNPRISPHMLVMTATPIPRTLAMTLYGDLDISAINELPAGRKPIKTVHRYDAHRLSVFGFLKEEIAKGRQIYMVYPLIEESEKMDLKDLMDGYESVARAFPDVPLSILHGKMKSQDKDYEMGRFVRGETKIMVATTVIEVGVNVPNASVMVIENAERFGLSQLHQLRGRVGRGAEQSYCILITDYKISKETKLRIETMCRTNDGFEIAEVDLQLRGPGDISGTQQSGLVDLLVANLAQDGEILKAARQSAEAILTEDPDLLQSVNQPIRAHLENLRKEETNWSRIS; this is encoded by the coding sequence ATGACTTCAGAAACAAACCCATCTGTACGGACCCGTTTTTTTGACACTAAAATTGAATTCCTGAAAGGAGTAGGGCCTCAAAAAGCCGCTTTGCTGAATCAGGAGCTAGGGATATTTACATTTGGAGATCTTATTCAGCATTATCCATTCCGGCACGAAGACCGCTCTGTTTTTCACAAGATCAATACGCTCAATGAGCAAATGCCTGCGGCCCAAATCCGTGGACGGCTCAGGGAATGGACTACGATTGGCGAAGGCCATAAAAAAAGACTGGTAGGTTATTTTACAGACGGTACCGGCCTGATCGAGCTCGTGTGGTTTCAGAGTGTTGCCTGGTATGAAAAGAACCTCAGGGCTAATACTGAGTACATTGTATACGGAAAACCAGTTGCGTTTGGAGGGAGATGGAGCATTACGCATCCTGATATTGACCTGGTTACTGCGGAAAATGAACAAGGCGGTTTTTGGCAACCGATCTACCCGCTCACTGAAAAGTTGCGCAAGAAATTTCTGGATAGCCGTGCGCTGAGCAGAATCATGAAGAGCTTGCTGGAAATATCCCGGCCATACATCAAGGAAACACTTCCCGAAAACCTGGTCCAGAAATACCGGCTGGTTTCAAAAGCAGATGCACTTTGGAACTTCCATTTGCCCCAAAATCAGCAAGGCCTTCACCAATCGCAACGCAGGCTGAAATTTGAAGAGCTGTTTTATAATCAGTTCCGGCTGATTAAAAACAAGTTGCTGCATAAGACTGAATTTCCAGGCCTGGTGTTTAGTAAAGCGGCATTGGTCAAAGAGTTCTATGACAAGCATTTGCCATTTACGCTTACCAATGCACAAATCCGGGTACTGCACGAAATTCACGAAGACCTCAAAACCGGCAAGCAAATGAACCGGCTCTTGCAGGGCGATGTAGGTTCTGGAAAAACCATTGTGGCGTTCATTGCAACGCTTTTCGCGCTGGACAACGATGCACAGGCCTGTTTAATGGCGCCGACAGAAATACTTACAGACCAGCATTATCAGGGCTTAAAAAAGTTCGCTGACCTTTTGGGGGTGACCATTGGAAAACTCACCGGTTCCACGAAAAAGAAAGAACGTGAAATAATTCATAAGCAGCTGCTGGATGGCTCTTTACACATCATTGTCGGCACACATGCGTTGATTGAAGACATTGTACAGTTCAAAAATCTGGGACTTTGCATCATCGATGAGCAGCATAGGTTTGGTGTCGCTCAACGTGCCAAGCTATGGGCCAAAAACCCTCGTATCAGCCCGCATATGCTGGTAATGACCGCTACTCCCATACCCAGGACATTGGCCATGACGCTTTACGGCGACCTGGACATTTCGGCGATTAATGAATTGCCGGCAGGACGAAAGCCCATAAAAACTGTCCATCGCTATGATGCGCACAGGTTATCGGTTTTTGGTTTTTTGAAAGAAGAAATTGCCAAGGGACGACAGATTTATATGGTTTACCCATTGATTGAGGAATCTGAGAAAATGGACCTCAAAGATCTTATGGATGGCTACGAAAGTGTTGCGAGAGCTTTTCCCGATGTGCCGCTCAGCATTCTGCACGGTAAAATGAAATCGCAGGATAAAGACTATGAAATGGGCCGTTTTGTGCGTGGTGAAACCAAAATTATGGTAGCGACGACCGTGATAGAAGTAGGAGTGAATGTGCCCAACGCCTCGGTAATGGTGATTGAAAACGCTGAGCGCTTTGGATTATCGCAACTACACCAGTTACGGGGCAGGGTAGGACGTGGTGCCGAGCAATCCTACTGTATCCTCATTACGGATTACAAGATCAGCAAGGAGACCAAATTACGCATTGAAACGATGTGCCGAACCAATGACGGGTTTGAGATAGCCGAGGTAGATTTACAATTGAGGGGGCCGGGCGACATCTCAGGAACGCAGCAAAGCGGTCTGGTCGATCTTTTGGTGGCGAACCTGGCGCAGGACGGAGAGATATTGAAAGCTGCGAGGCAGTCGGCGGAAGCTATTTTAACCGAAGACCCCGATTTGCTCCAGTCTGTCAATCAGCCCATACGCGCCCATTTGGAGAATTTGCGTAAAGAGGAAACAAACTGGAGCAGGATCAGCTAG
- a CDS encoding DUF1361 domain-containing protein, whose amino-acid sequence MTLEKLVRYLQNNQKVALLAFVSGAAMVLLALRIGLRDWHFIFLAWNLFLAWVPLVFIKWVWEQEVKRQVPFGLLMIYLVIWLLFFPNAPYIITDLKHLRGVPENMIWFDAIMIFTFSVAGFLTGLYSIRIVHRIITQRWNERLAWATILIAMFMSGFGVFLGRYGRWNSWDIVTQPGALARGIFASLRDPLAIRHTFTFSFVLMLLYFAFHIFAELKQNERTHKYS is encoded by the coding sequence ATGACATTGGAAAAACTGGTACGTTACCTTCAAAACAACCAAAAAGTAGCGCTTCTTGCATTTGTTTCAGGGGCGGCAATGGTATTGCTTGCACTTAGGATCGGGCTTCGTGACTGGCATTTTATTTTTCTCGCCTGGAATTTGTTCTTGGCCTGGGTGCCATTGGTTTTTATTAAATGGGTCTGGGAGCAGGAAGTGAAACGTCAGGTTCCTTTCGGATTATTAATGATTTATCTTGTGATATGGCTGCTGTTCTTTCCTAACGCACCTTATATCATCACCGATCTCAAACATTTGAGGGGAGTGCCAGAAAATATGATCTGGTTTGACGCAATCATGATCTTTACCTTCTCCGTAGCCGGATTTCTGACCGGTCTTTACAGCATCCGCATTGTGCACCGGATCATCACACAACGCTGGAACGAAAGGTTAGCCTGGGCTACCATCTTAATAGCGATGTTTATGAGTGGGTTTGGCGTATTCCTGGGCCGCTACGGAAGGTGGAACAGCTGGGACATTGTAACGCAGCCTGGTGCACTGGCCCGGGGTATTTTTGCCAGTTTGAGAGATCCGCTGGCTATAAGACACACATTCACGTTTTCGTTCGTGCTGATGTTGTTGTACTTTGCGTTCCATATTTTCGCTGAACTGAAACAAAATGAACGGACCCATAAATATTCCTAA
- a CDS encoding DUF2911 domain-containing protein, which yields MKTTFLSLFLTLIAFTWASAQSPRITADGKNVSISYGQPSKKGRVLFGKAGSGSLEPYGKVWRIGANEATEITFKKDGMFGGKAVKAGTYTLFALPTEKDWTIILNSELKQWGAYKYEEIKAKDVLKVTVPNKTYPQSEEKLTFTVKDTSLDFQWDKVGFSVPLKF from the coding sequence ATGAAAACAACATTTTTATCGCTTTTCCTGACCCTTATCGCATTTACCTGGGCTTCTGCACAAAGCCCCCGGATTACTGCTGATGGCAAAAACGTAAGTATTTCTTATGGTCAGCCATCTAAAAAAGGGCGTGTTCTTTTTGGAAAAGCAGGCAGCGGAAGTCTTGAACCTTATGGAAAAGTTTGGCGGATCGGTGCAAATGAAGCCACAGAGATTACTTTTAAAAAGGATGGTATGTTTGGCGGCAAGGCCGTAAAAGCGGGAACTTATACACTTTTTGCATTACCTACCGAAAAAGACTGGACTATCATCCTGAACAGCGAACTGAAACAATGGGGAGCTTACAAATACGAGGAGATAAAAGCAAAAGACGTATTAAAAGTGACTGTTCCCAACAAAACATATCCACAATCAGAAGAGAAACTTACCTTCACGGTAAAAGACACCTCTCTTGACTTTCAATGGGACAAAGTAGGGTTCTCGGTTCCTTTGAAGTTTTAA
- the rplU gene encoding 50S ribosomal protein L21, which yields MYAIVEIAGQQFKVEKGLEIFTHRLEGDVNAALVFDKVLLVDNEGTVQVGLPTVAGASVKATVLEHLKGEKVIVFKKKRRKGYKVKNGHRQYLTKISIDEIVA from the coding sequence ATGTACGCAATCGTAGAAATCGCAGGTCAGCAATTTAAGGTTGAAAAGGGTCTCGAAATCTTCACGCATAGGCTTGAAGGTGACGTGAACGCTGCTCTTGTGTTTGACAAAGTCCTTCTCGTTGATAACGAAGGCACGGTACAGGTAGGTCTTCCAACAGTAGCAGGAGCTTCTGTTAAGGCAACTGTCCTTGAACACCTTAAAGGTGAAAAAGTAATCGTCTTCAAGAAAAAGAGACGTAAAGGTTACAAGGTTAAAAATGGCCACCGCCAATACTTGACTAAGATCAGCATCGACGAAATCGTTGCCTAA
- a CDS encoding thioredoxin family protein, producing the protein MKICLWVSMVLCVVLAPQSFSADLRESKNAVAGQNAAGYQIGDAVANFRLKNTDGNMVSLNDFNNVKGVIVIFTSNHCPFAKAYEDRIIALNGKFASQGFPVIAVNPSDPGTHQDDTFEKMKERASAKSYGYPYLVDDSQQTAKAFGAARTPQAYVLQKSGAKFTVRYIGMIDDNPQDPAGVTKLYAEEAVSNLIGGKPVVTTITKPVGCAIKWKN; encoded by the coding sequence ATGAAAATTTGTCTGTGGGTTTCAATGGTTCTGTGCGTGGTGCTGGCGCCCCAATCTTTCTCAGCTGATCTGAGGGAGTCGAAAAATGCTGTTGCAGGACAAAATGCGGCGGGTTACCAGATCGGGGACGCGGTAGCAAACTTCCGGTTGAAAAATACCGACGGAAATATGGTTTCCCTCAACGATTTTAACAATGTCAAGGGTGTGATCGTGATTTTTACAAGCAACCATTGTCCTTTTGCAAAAGCATATGAAGACCGTATCATCGCACTGAATGGTAAATTCGCATCACAGGGATTTCCGGTGATTGCCGTCAATCCGAGTGATCCCGGAACGCATCAGGACGATACATTCGAAAAAATGAAGGAACGTGCTTCTGCCAAAAGCTATGGCTATCCTTACCTTGTGGACGATTCGCAGCAGACTGCCAAAGCATTTGGTGCTGCCCGTACACCGCAAGCTTATGTATTGCAAAAAAGCGGGGCCAAATTTACAGTACGTTATATCGGTATGATCGACGATAATCCGCAGGATCCGGCTGGTGTAACCAAGCTGTATGCCGAAGAAGCTGTCTCTAACCTGATAGGAGGGAAACCGGTGGTAACCACCATTACCAAACCGGTTGGCTGCGCAATTAAATGGAAAAACTAG
- a CDS encoding winged helix-turn-helix domain-containing protein, protein MEWLEKFNKVFESKIRLGLMSVLVVNDSLSFNELKDLLQLTDGNLASHLKALEEIKYVEFQKQFLGRKPLTIYKATDEGHKAFTEHLQVLENMIRQNL, encoded by the coding sequence ATGGAATGGTTAGAAAAGTTTAATAAAGTTTTTGAAAGTAAGATCAGGCTCGGGCTAATGTCCGTGTTAGTGGTGAACGATTCTCTCAGTTTTAATGAACTGAAAGATCTTTTGCAGCTCACAGATGGTAACCTGGCTTCACATTTGAAGGCCCTCGAAGAAATAAAATACGTTGAATTTCAAAAGCAGTTCCTGGGCAGAAAGCCTCTGACAATCTATAAAGCCACTGATGAGGGGCACAAGGCTTTTACGGAACACTTGCAGGTACTTGAAAATATGATCCGGCAGAATTTGTAG